The Candidatus Neomarinimicrobiota bacterium DNA window TGCTATAAATATTCTTGTATTACCTTTTCCCTGAAAAGGCAGTATCGGTCCTTCCCAACCCAATCTCAAATACGTAGGGTGATTCCTATCATAACCAGTCCAGAATTTATAAAGAAGTGTATCACCTGGCCTCATTTCAAATACCACCTGCCAGTAATCACCCCCAATATTCTCCATAATAAGATCAGACTCAGAATCCCATGATAGTTTTCTTCCGTCAGGTAAAATATCCAGTAAACTGTTTTTTAATTCCCCTCTAACCTGGACAAAGTGATAAGGTCTGAGCGTATCATAATGAGTTGAAGTATTTAAACGCAACTTTACATTTATCTTAATAGTATCCTCAGGAATTTCTGAAAAAATATCAAGTGACTCTAATGCATTTCCTTTAAAATCAAAAAGAGCATTGTTTTCCCAGGCTGAACCAATGTTTGGTGTAGTAATCCATGTTGGTGCCCAATAGATTACCCCAATTCCTTTTTTATTCTTGATATCCTTCACAATTGTAATCAGGTCCTTTAGAAACTTTGCCTGACCTTCAACTGTAGCAGGATAGCCACTATGCAATTGATTACTTGTGGAAACTATATTTCCAACTTTATCAGCATTATCTAAAGTCCATGGATAAGCAGTCTCTACGACAATAATTTCTTTTTTATAGCGAACAGCCAGATCGTTTAGATTATATCTCAGGTCATTGAGGGTTCCATGCCACCATGGATAAAAAGATAATCCAATGAAATCAAAATCAACACCATATTTCATTAGATTATCGAAAAACCAGCGTGCACCTTTGTTATCACCGCCGCGATCAATATGGATCATTATTTTAATACTATCACTGCCCGGGCAGGCTTCTTTCACACCCCTAATTGCCTCCTCCAATAGAGCCGTAAATTTTTGCCATCGCTCAGGAGTATCATATGATCCTCCTACCCTACCATCGGGCCATAAAAACCCCGGAGTGATCTCATTACCCACCTGGACAATGTCAGGCATTACTTTATTATTATAAAGACATGAAATTACATCACTGGTATAACGGTAAACACTATCTTTCAATTCCTCGAAAGACAAATTTTCCCAAGCTTTGGGCTTGTATTGTTTACCTGGATCAGCCCAGGTATCAGAATAATGAAAATCAAGAAGAAAATACATATTACGGCTTTTTATCCTCTTTGCCATGTAAATAACTTTCTCCAATGTATTGTAATTTTCACTGGGAGTATGCCATAATTTTAACCTTATTGTATTCATTCCATGATCTTTTAAAATATCAAGAGGGTCCTTAACCTTGCCACTATCTCTATAAGCCCCACCGTTATCCTCTACTTGTGGAATAAAAGAAACATCACCACCCTGAAAAAAAACTTCTCCACCGATCGCAAATGAAAAAAGCAAAATAGATATTAGAAAAACAGCGATATCACTTTTTAACAAAAATATACTTTTCATATTATTCCCCTGAAAAATATAGGCAGGGAGGTGACATCCAAAACAGTTCCTCCCATGCCAGCCAATCATATTTACCTTATAAGGGTCACCTTTT harbors:
- a CDS encoding glycosyl hydrolase 53 family protein translates to MKSIFLLKSDIAVFLISILLFSFAIGGEVFFQGGDVSFIPQVEDNGGAYRDSGKVKDPLDILKDHGMNTIRLKLWHTPSENYNTLEKVIYMAKRIKSRNMYFLLDFHYSDTWADPGKQYKPKAWENLSFEELKDSVYRYTSDVISCLYNNKVMPDIVQVGNEITPGFLWPDGRVGGSYDTPERWQKFTALLEEAIRGVKEACPGSDSIKIMIHIDRGGDNKGARWFFDNLMKYGVDFDFIGLSFYPWWHGTLNDLRYNLNDLAVRYKKEIIVVETAYPWTLDNADKVGNIVSTSNQLHSGYPATVEGQAKFLKDLITIVKDIKNKKGIGVIYWAPTWITTPNIGSAWENNALFDFKGNALESLDIFSEIPEDTIKINVKLRLNTSTHYDTLRPYHFVQVRGELKNSLLDILPDGRKLSWDSESDLIMENIGGDYWQVVFEMRPGDTLLYKFWTGYDRNHPTYLRLGWEGPILPFQGKGNTRIFIAGENDTILPIQFYNSTGEALPQYWKPYEVKDNYLAIFFRVNLAKLMKSGIFDPEVNGPVGLRGDSTITSGQLSWNKTSFFLHREENSVYNGSFWSGTLYIPKSGLRAGDSLNYSFYIENIDYGYAEQNVHKRRLDITSSLLTQVDDTTLHWVYFDEPGYNRVKSEVEKAELCAIRNIYPNPFNNRVYVKYNISENSSVTINIFDLSGCIVKELVTGKYNGGEYVISWDGKNENGKLVSSGVYLIAFISNNIIEAKKILFLK